The Belonocnema kinseyi isolate 2016_QV_RU_SX_M_011 chromosome 1, B_treatae_v1, whole genome shotgun sequence genomic interval aaaaaaagttaaagttgttcaatttgaaaacaaaatggcggctNNNNNNNNNNNNNNNNNNNNNNNNNNNNNNNNNNNNNNNNNNNNNNNNNNNNNNNNNNNNNNNNNNNNNNNNNNNNNNNNNNNNNNNNNNNNNNNNNNNNATATACCACGCCATAGAGTGAAAAATCCTTGGACAGTAATTGCTTGTCATATTTATACTATATGTACATATAGTtttaaatagaactattttgttgatacaaTATTATATCTGTTGAGACTTCCATTAATGATGCCCTAACATCTAAAAATAATACTTATGGTAAAGAAGGTAAAAATATTGTCTCATAATTAAAtaggaaatatattaaataagaaatattaaataaagagcTGAATTTGAAAAGGGTGTACAAATATTTAATCATAACTCATCGGTAATTGGTACCTTTGACATATTTtagttgtataaatttaatacttaaactatttattacTTACTATTTTACCAAGTTTAACAAGTGTTCAAAAGAAAtatcagaaaattcgttttttttcattgttattgaaaaatattagttctAGAAAAAGAGTATCGACATAAGAAAGATCCATTTTGATCAGATCTCTAACTTTTATACAGAAGATTATTGTCGAAAGATagtatttttcatgatttttccaaaatattacaaaaaatgattaattaaatttctatgaaactaCGATGTAAATCCCTTGAGAAGATTCTTGAGAACCTCCATTTAATGTATCAAGTGaatatttttgggtgaattttTGGAACTATACGCGATTCatagtttcaagttaaaaattttattttgattataaaattcttgatactctaattttttaaataattttcagaatgatGTGATTGAAGATTACGGTTATCCGTTTAAAATATACAATGTTGAAACAGAAGACGGCTACATTCTTCAGATACATAATGTACCTTTCGGACGAAACGTGATAAAAGGGAGtcctaaaaataataaaccaGTGGTTCTCGTTATGCATGAAAATTTAGGATCTTCAGCAGACTGGGTTGTAACTGGTCCCAGTAATGGTTTAGGTACTGCACAACTATACATATTTACTAACTTATTATTCTTTATAGTGTATTTcattgatatttaattaattgttatatattagtttatatatagtaatattatattttattatttttacaattcgtTTACTATATTTTCCAGCTTTTCTTGTGGCTGATAGCGGCTACGACATATGGCTCGGAAATAATCGAGGGAATACTTACTCTAAAAAACACACGATGTTTCTGGAAACAAGTTACGGATTTCGGGATTTTAGGTGAGAATTCGATATAACTTTAACTATATGaaatgttttatatataaataaaaagttataacaaAAATAGTACAAATAAGACTTTTCTACATAGGTTATTCACAAGGAGGGACTCAGTTCTTCGTTATGAATTCAATGAAACCCGAATATAACGACAAAATTCGTTTAGGAGTGACATTTGCTCCAGCAGTATTCCTTGGAAATACAAAAGGagcaataaatatattatcaaagcTATCCAACCCTATAGAAGTAAGGATTACATTTTAAGTaactataatttgtaattttaatttaaatgtgtgtgtatgtgattatttttttaacagcatGGCAACCGTTACGTAAAGGCGTTTACGTAACGTAAACTCtgcatttgtatttattaaataataataataataataatacactcTCTTAAGCCAACAAAGTTCGACTatcggaaattattttttcatgaatataataTAATCAAATGATAAATGAACTTATGAAGAAACATAACCTCAATCTATGCCATACCCATAGTACTGATTTAAAGTTTCACAAATAGAgaaaaacattcaatttgaattcttcgatatgttaaattatttaaaatagaaaaggaaaaattttgtcTGCCTGCATTTTTaatgtgaacaaaaaatgtattttctcattttaatatttagctgtccaaaaaatttaccccaaatgATTTTATTAACGATGTTGAGACGTTTGCTAATATTTGCACGaaacatcattttaaaaagtaGGTCAAACTGTCTTTCCTTCTACAAATTCCAGACAAATTAGTATTTGTGCTGGAACACGAAGATAAcaacaatttttctgtttaaaacatttagatAGACCTACTATTGAAGCTTAAAAACCCTTGAGCAAATTAAAGTAGAGCAACTCTTGTTTATAAtaactaactgaaaatttgaaacctttttttacaaGTGTGCCTCGATTGTTGGTTTCGGGTAAATTATAGCGTAAATAGGTCTGAGGGATAATTTGTAGAGGATAAAATAAGAATAAGTGTTTGTCCGATTacttttttttgtcatatttataaacaaattgttacaaataataaattttctataattacgctgtttatataattatttatttaaatgataaattcaaCAAAAGTAAAGTCAGATATACAATTTACAAAACGGGGCCCAGAACAATTAAGAATCTTTATTGGTTTCCGAGTTAGGactgaaatacattaaaattaatgaaatattctattcaaaataacactttcaacaaataactgtttgaaaaaatatcatgTGGGGTgcaggtgttgtaaaaaatttggttgattttggtagatggagggtcaaggtgttataacttttttacagaaaaatagtcttttgacttaaaagtttaagaagtggtacaaatttttaatttcctaactggcaattctttatttgtttaaagttcgtctttctagttgaaaaattcataattttagttaaaaattcatctctttggataaaaaatttactattttttttaattcttttttttaggaaataaattaattgtctgtgtaaaaaagtaactttgctacttttggtttaaattcgaatttcttatagaaaattaatctttatgattgaaaattcgtttccttattttacaaagcatctcttggcagcatctgcattcgttgaaatatgaaatattacattttctatctaaaattcatatttgcaggttaaaaagtcaactactttgttgaaaatttacatgctggttcgaaaatgcacctctggttaaaaaattaaatattttgttgaaaatattttctttttgttttaagatatccacaactaagttttctttaagaattcttttttttaatacaactctttttgtttaaagattaatcttttttgtttgaaaatttggtcattcagtttaaaatttatatttttaggttgaaaatttaactattcggttaaaagttaaactattcggtgtcaaatgcaaatctttcattaaaaagccaaatttttaacgaaaccgtttacactgaaaatgaaaaagtttaattatcacttttaaaaaattaacgaattggcaatcaaatagttacgtgttcatccaaaaatacaacattttaataaaatggttaaacttttgaataagtagataaattttcaaccaattaaaaactaaaaaatgtgattattctaaaacaacagctgaattgaataaaaaaattcatttcaagaaaatttttaagtttttaaccagagatacatttttaactaaaataatgaatcttatacaaaaaaaaaaataatttgtaaaaagtcgttcaaccttaaaacaattagagaaatgttcaataaaaaagattaatcctcaaccaaagaaagaaagaaagaattttcaactaaaatgatgaatcttcaacaaaaaaaagattcatttttactcatttagtttaacatttaactaagtagtcgaatgcaaacaaaaaatataaattttaaacaaaataattgagtcctcaataaaggagctttaacgaaagataattcaaaactaccaaattacagttgtagatgtatatatgcatatattatcgagcgcaaagctctagaacgaacaaagaaaaaagaaaaatatctacaaaattgttgaattatccacccaaaaaggcaagttttaaaaagcagttgaattttaaacttaaagggatacattttcattgtgttcatgttcagttaGAAGATCAAGTTTCTacacaaagagatgagtttttaaccaagaaacaattttagtcaagacataaaaaaatgcatttaaattgttgaacattttcaacaaaaattttaaaaaaactgttcccttatagtttaaaaatcaagtaattggttcaaaatttgtcttttttagtataaaattaatcttcatgtttgaaaattcttcttgctgatttaggattcaactatttttctgacaattcttttttttcaacattaatttattgaagtgaaaattcaactttccatttttggttaaaaacgtgttgatatatttaattgaaatttattttggtagagaactcagctttatttttaattgcacttctttaagttgaacattatttttttaactaaaaactgaaatttaatttttcgttgaatattaagttcataattgaggcttcatctatttcggttcaaaacgaacctttttgattggaaattcaactattttcgtaacattattagttgaaaattaatatttttcattaaggattgagttatttaaaaaaaatccttttcagtttgtcaaaaacaaatttctttaaaagaaatttcgattctactatttttggtcgaaaattgatattttaaattgaaaattgaccttttgtacttaatgattaaattttttttaatttttatgttttggtagaaaattattccttttagtttaaaatcgaccttttttcgttaaagattgaactgtttagaaataaatttatctgttttgatgcagtatttagaaattcagagttttgttgaaaattcgttatttttggtagaaaaataaacttcttaattgaaatttcatctttgtttcgaggattctattattacatgaaaaattcgttttttggtgaaaaactaatttctttaagagaaaagtcgattataccattttttatagaaaaatgatatttaaaaaaaatggatctttttttattaaaaatataatttttttgtaccgtctttttaaacagggagattaatcttcgcggttgaaaattcatcttcttcagggaggattcaattattatttttttgaaaatttcggtaggaaattagtcctcttgtttgaaaattcatctttgtgattgagaacaaaactattaagttgcacattccgtttttttttgttgttttttttttgtaaaatttggaattaaaaatgtttttttttgggttgaaaattcaattatttatttcaaacatcgtcttttttatataaaattaatcttcttggttgaaaatacatctgtttgcttgaaagatcaactatgtatgtatcatcaaatgcatctattttagtaaaatttcaattcatttgttgaaatttaattgtttgttgttaaatattaattcttctaactaaaaaggaattatcctatttctggttttaaatcattatatttttaattaaaaatttatcttttttgttgaaaactccactatttgtttgaaaactgatctttttgataagggttcaactatttcgtaaaaaattgattaaaaattcaactggacaatttcagaatgaaaaattatatttttaattaaaaattaatgtctaaggaaaattttaattgtaccattgttggttgaaaaataatcgtcttttttgtagataattaattttatgggtaaaaaattaatccgttttttattattcttaacatagatttccaaattccatttttttgtcttatatcagaaaaaacgtcttgcataatttactataaaaaaattttaatcgctgagagattccgctaaataatgtgtagaacctgcctggttataagtaaattctattttattctaaattctttttatactATTGCTCTTGCATTGaagattaatttagttgataattctattatttgtttaaaaaattttgtttaattaaaaattaatcgttgtgattaaaaattcatctttattgtcaaaacttttaccatttggtgtcaagttcatctgttttaattaaaatttttaataacctataaaaaatttcattgtgtggattgaatattaactgttataaactaaaaactgaattattctatttttgtttaaaattttatattttttattgatacttgattttttttagttaaaaatggaattttttgtttgaaaagtcccgtattttgttgaaaatttgtgttttttgttagaaatataaatatgaggacccgatacatccataaacctgaacataattcatttagtcccacatttcttaaaccatatattgtttaaaagcatataaaacattggaagcctatacattttatacagctgttttgttgtaaagttgaagtgcaaggagtttaatggtacctttctgatattgagtaaagttagtgtaacattggtgtacttttagttataagttaatgttttagttattatttgcattcaatataaacatcaaGTGTTATTTCTGTGATACatcgaatttgttataaaatttcattgctgataaaaaatgcggtagcaacttattgagattttgaggttaatattacattttgcgattcaagagcgaactgctcgcagtaaacaaatttatcaaaaagacgtaagatgaaaacataaaaagctatttttttattttaatcctgataaaatagtttctgttttttcaccaaacattttataaagttgaatgaaatctttgtgtagtTTGTAagcaaaatttcagtaaaagcttaactttcttaacgtttttgtagtacattttcgtaacctttcatagcaaaaaataatatatgatagatttttgtagatatatacggaagatttacattaaagtggccaaaattatctaattctgcgaccagcagttcgcttttgtattctaaaattaattcctaacttcaaaatttcgaaagttgttatcacattttccaccagcaatggactttaataacaaattccatgcttcatagaaatattacttaatgttaatgtatatattaataacaaataatagataaTAGATATATAATAATAGAACAAATAAtagatagaaatctcagagtatatgctaaagattctcaaggctctgagaagctcggagaaattctccgcaggcactcaggtagatatatttaatggtccagatagctcgttcaaatgctttgaaggctttaaaatgttctttccgaacttgaaatgaaaatacgatcataaataacaagcagagaggcttaaattgaaataagaattcgatcataaataacaagcagatgccctgtaaatgagaagcgttgattagtattatcgaccttgaaatttgattcaattattattcccaacagtgatccaaaaatacttgcgcatgcttgaccTGTGTGCCGTTCGCGTACGTACTTAAAAATCAAggacagacgcgcaccgtagccaatggaagtcactcaaatccaagcaagcgcagatcaagccagctccgttgagATCATtcaacttcaagaaaacgcgtgtaacgttccattactgtctaactcacggtgactcatgtgtgtccctttcgcacgagtgcagctatcaaagaacgagcaatcgtgacaaatttttcaatatttttcaactcTGTCTAAACCATTCACAACttgtgtctcacgcatatagaaatgaaaatcgagtaatgtgacaatcgaaatcgacaatatcgtttagagatttcatattaaggagaTATATAGTTCCAATTAAATCACTATAGATCCCATTAGCATCCCTCATacaaacccaaaaataataatttttacctcatctaattatttaaacaatgtcatTTTGTTTCAACAAGTTTTACATTCAAATCAGAAAAGATgataattttgtgttaaaattgaccaccttgtttttgtcaaatgtccacgcttTGAGACCTTCAGAACCCGAAAAAACAGGTGTTCGCAAATATGTCTATGGCTGTCTGTATGCATAACTCTATGCGGATTACTGATTGGATTAGCCTTTGGTATATTCTtcaagtgtcctaaactaaagtttaAGTACTTTAGCCAGTCATTATGGATAAAAGTGCAATGAGTGAGACccgtttcaaaattttcgagaacACTATTTTCGAGATTAAAAAAATCTCTGTGCGTTTGTTCTTAAGCaagtaaaattttgctttttgaaagccctataggaTAATCATTAcaactctttgaattttcttgaaaaattttttattcaaatttggatggcacagaaaataatgaaaaataaaaaaaatccatttatcggtctaactatgcaagacacgaaaaatgacaaaaaagccACAAGCCtgcactcaaaaaagatctacaaaatttgtaattgatcatTTTCTGATAGCattcgtactttttgttttattcgtaaaaatcaaCATTAAGCATAACAACAATTAATTTCTGGACAAACGGCACAAGCTAAGGAAAATcaattagacaaaagttgtttcaccaaaaagagctataaattcaTCAGTTATCATTTTTTGAGAGGATTCGTAGCTTTAATTTTAATcgtcaaaaattacattaaatatgaaaaaattaaatttttagaaaaacgatgCAAGGCACACAAAAAATACGAACAAAACGTGTGCACCaagaaagatctataaatttgtcagTAATTCTTTTTTGATGAACCACacagtttttttttgaattgtaaaaaataacattaacaataaagaaatattttttaagtgacaCGAGGtacgaaaaaagttaataaataaaagtttctcatccaaaaaggatttaaaaatttgtttttactcatattttgataaaaatagaagaCTGaagttttggaaaaacgacacaagagacgaaaaaaaatgaaaaaaagttgttcaaccaaaaaagatctgccAATTTTTTACAAGgtcttgttataaaaattcatgaaaaataaaaaaattatctctttagaaaaatgacacaagctacaataaaattttatttaacaaactttttgtctaaattatataataaaattagtgCAAATTAATAAGCAACTGTTAAAgtaatcattgaaaaataaaatttgtacattatttttaaatatctgaataagtAGTACCAGTACgagatacagaaataaatataatatacattttatatgatattgttgaaaatatcgTAGAAGAGTTCACATTTGGacaaaatcgagggcgaagcacgtgatacgttatgagaatgtgattgttaaagctgaaggagctttaacaaaagataatttccaatcaacaaattacaggtgtcgatgctttgacctttaaccGAGCGCAGAGACTGCGGTAAATATAATATTGAGAGCGAAGCGCGAGTTCCAACAGATTCACACAGGCGCGCTCAATTTGCGAGTGAAGCGAGCATGACGCCCAGTGTGCGATGagttagtaattatttaaacagtttcaatttgcttaaacaattttttccctgtACAGCCTGAAAAGATATTACTTTTCCGAATGAATGACACAGTTAACGAATGTTGAGAGTCAATTGAAAAACTGAAtattcagcaatttttaaaataattttcatttgcttaGACAATTTTCTTCTCCTTCAAccgtaaaaagttattcttttgtgCATTTAATCATCCAATTAACTGATTTTAAgactaacaattttttgttaaaatgttttcgcaattatataaacaattaataattacttaGTTAGACCTGTTCATAGGGACGatgaagaaaattatacttttttccaaTCTCTTGCACAATGATGCTTATTATTTAGTATCTGCTTAGCTCAGAAAGTATACTGGATATTGTTTAATGAATTATATGCAATTGCTCTAAGAAAAGTATGGTCCTTTCTTCTTAAAACTATTTCTCTGTTCTACTTCATGTCCatactttaggaaaaatttaggtgcaaattatatcaaattcacaattttcattaatttcccgGGGTGATATATTACTCTCTTATGTATTActctcaaaatcttttaattctgtCATTAATTCCCGAAAATAACTTTTCACGCTTTACAGGGGAACAATTGATGAAACaaatcgaaatgttttaaataattatattaaatatcattaaaaaatatattactctgaacatttgttaattgtgtaattaattcCAGAACATTTCACGATTtaaggaagaaaaaattgtttgatgaaattaaaattgtttaaataattataaaatatttaaaaaaagaattactacTCTTGACATTCATCAAGTTTATGTCATTCATACCAAAAACTTATAACTTTTCACGACTTACAGGaggaaaaaagtggtttaaatgaatgagaattatttttagtagattttatgctttcacgatgattcattttgataataagagatatttcggatttcactcgcgtaaaaaactacgaattgtttgccgacgtttcgtaaacattgcagttcacatcttcagggctgacctaaaaCTCATGTGTCAGGTCAtattgttcttaggtatactctctacgatgcttgtgattggccagagcgcctcaCCGTGGGGAATGGTTGAagttgattggccaatcaggtcttttaaaaaaaaaatccggaggaacggaaagccaaatcggattggtattatatcgattgtccctattgatgttattagggtgttttaagatttccatggcttctctatgttttcttggaaatttgttgtgcgctttttgcaatgactgttgtttcatgaaataaaatgttatttcctgtttcgatatgatgttcagctagtgctgattgcgtgaaatgttttagcctgactactctcatgttccttagtcagccctgaagatgtgaatcATACTGTATTGACAAAAAGGTTTATAACAAGTACttcttttctctattttttcgGAAACCGAGCTTTTCACATTTAAAACTCCATATTGAATTGAAAAGGCCGGGGGCACGGGTTAACGTGTAAACAAATGACGGATTTTCTTCTTCCGGAAAACGAGCAATTTGGGAGGAACGAGGGTgctcataaaaattcgaaagtcGGACCCTAAAGCTATATTTAATCTCTATATACAGTCGCTAATCAACCTGACAGTCAGTTTgactataaattttccattaattaaaataatatttctcctGATAATATGTTTATGCAAAACAAATCTGACGGTATCGATAAGGAATTGATTATTTTTCGTgctaaattttcactaaattttgcgaacttttttgatttccgataaatCTACGTTGAGATATCGCTGGGACTACAAATCGTCTTTTTCAATAGGCGTAGTCGAAATTGCTCTGTCACTggcttatttcacgatatttttctacaaaaaaattactaattatttttaaaataatactttgtaacatgaaaaacatttaaatacatttaatttgcCAGTCGCCCGTCTGAGTGAAAAGGTTAGTTAATATGGTTAAGCTAATTAATTTAGTTCTTCcccttatcaaataaaaaaattcccattgTCGCATGTACTTGTAAGTACGAGAGCCCCTTTGCTACTTGTTCGTCTTGCGTTTATTTTGATCCGCTTTTTCTCCGAAACTCATTTTCGGTCATAAGGCTGGTTCCTTCGTTCTATGTCATATACAGATAACCTaagatatatatttaaattagataacTAATGCACATTTTTTGTGTTATTTATATTATCTTGTATCCTATACAGAAGTGCACTGTAGAAATTCCTGTATTAAGTTTAAtgcacatgtattggaagttttttcagatacgtatattaaatttaagttacCACCAAATTTGGAGGTTTAAACACACAtctgaaatttaatacaaatgtatattgaatttcagatgtgtgtttgaactttcaaatttggtggTATCTTAAGTTTAATATACGTATctaaaaaaacttccaatacatgtgtattaaacctAATACAGAAATTCACTCCTGCGGCACGCGAAAGAAAACGAATGTTTTCATAACTTTGCTTATAAATTGCCAGgagacaaatataaaaattttctatcgctACGCTATAATTGCATCCGATGAGAATTTTTGAtagttattgaaattatattaatagataaatttaacgTTAAATCTAAAACTTGGATGAATAGCGTTAACCGTATTTTTGAATATACCGCCATTGcataacaaatattatttctaactaattgttataaataaatgtacttatttaacaattttcaacgcAAAGCATTTTACTTTTCTGtaggtttttcttttcttttttattcatctcaatagtaataataatattattccacaaaaaatctctttcgacaaaatatatattttaataattattatctttgcattaattatcattgaaaacacaattttaacTTTCTAAAGAGACATAGAAGTACAAGAGTTTGCAGGGAAAGATGTA includes:
- the LOC117181676 gene encoding lipase 3-like isoform X3, with the translated sequence MHENLGSSADWVVTGPSNGLAFLVADSGYDIWLGNNRGNTYSKKHTMFLETSYGFRDFRLFTRRDSVLRYEFNETRI
- the LOC117181676 gene encoding lipase 3-like isoform X2, coding for MHENLGSSADWVVTGPSNGLAFLVADSGYDIWLGNNRGNTYSKKHTMFLETSYGFRDFRLFYIGYSQGGTQFFVMNSMKPEYNDKIRLGVTFAPAVFLGNTKGAINILSKLSNPIE
- the LOC117181676 gene encoding lipase 3-like isoform X1 — encoded protein: MHENLGSSADWVVTGPSNGLAFLVADSGYDIWLGNNRGNTYSKKHTMFLETSYGFRDFRLFYIGYSQGGTQFFVMNSMKPEYNDKIRLGVTFAPAVFLGNTKGAINILSKLSNPIEVEIKHKCLHLNVFQPNSITFLI